In Synechococcus sp. RS9909, one genomic interval encodes:
- a CDS encoding glycoside hydrolase family 3 N-terminal domain-containing protein yields MSAPLNDAELRRRIASLIVVRASGHASDRQRRYPRWELPNQALRRLLADGVGGVILLGGTATELHQRCRTLQRWANQPLLLCADVEEGVGQRFEGATWLVPPMALARLHQRDPARAVALAERYGRCTGRQARRCGLNWVLGPVADVNNNPANPVINVRAWGDTPATVIALTCAFQRGLQSTGVLSCAKHFPGHGDTAVDSHLQLPLLPHDRARLDAVELAPFRSLIAAGVDSVMTAHLQIPALDAERPATLSSATLTRLLRDELEFKGLVVTDALVMDAISQRWGAGDAARLAFAAGADLILMPGDADAAIAAIAAGLRDGSLPWQRLDQALNRRSQALARTQPVAADKSEDPEDLSDLELAEERELATTLVALSLEQRGPTAAQSLAAAGAGGINLIRVDGVLPSTVLRANAPALTLPEQAGFRSLLCHPLGLSPWRSEQANDAPLALEHLGEGPVLVQLFLRGNPFRGERDRSEPWGAALQQLQHLGRLAGLVVYGCPYTWDQLTSQLDLAIPALYSPGQMDDAQAQALAQLLSPDRTGTGTDRNDGFTD; encoded by the coding sequence GTGAGCGCCCCCCTCAACGACGCGGAGCTGCGCCGGCGCATCGCCAGCCTGATCGTGGTGCGGGCGAGCGGCCATGCCAGCGACCGACAGCGCCGCTACCCCCGCTGGGAGCTGCCGAATCAGGCCTTGCGCCGGCTGCTCGCCGACGGGGTTGGCGGCGTGATTCTCCTGGGGGGGACTGCCACCGAACTGCACCAGCGCTGCCGCACCCTGCAGCGCTGGGCCAATCAGCCGCTGCTGCTGTGCGCCGATGTGGAAGAAGGCGTCGGCCAACGGTTTGAAGGGGCGACCTGGCTGGTGCCACCCATGGCGCTCGCCCGCCTGCATCAGCGCGATCCGGCCCGGGCCGTGGCGCTGGCGGAACGCTATGGACGCTGCACAGGACGGCAAGCTCGCCGCTGTGGCCTGAACTGGGTGCTGGGGCCCGTGGCGGATGTGAACAACAATCCCGCCAATCCGGTGATCAATGTGCGGGCCTGGGGAGACACACCAGCCACGGTGATCGCCCTCACCTGTGCCTTTCAGCGCGGCCTCCAGAGCACGGGCGTGCTGAGCTGCGCCAAACATTTCCCAGGTCATGGCGACACCGCCGTCGACTCCCATCTGCAGCTGCCGCTGCTCCCTCACGATCGGGCGCGACTGGATGCGGTGGAACTGGCCCCGTTTCGCAGCTTGATTGCCGCAGGGGTCGACAGCGTCATGACCGCCCATCTCCAGATCCCCGCGCTGGATGCGGAACGGCCGGCCACGCTCTCCAGCGCCACACTCACGCGCTTGTTGCGAGACGAGCTCGAGTTCAAGGGCCTGGTGGTGACCGATGCCCTGGTGATGGACGCGATCAGCCAACGCTGGGGGGCCGGCGACGCGGCCCGCCTCGCCTTCGCGGCAGGCGCGGATCTGATCCTGATGCCAGGCGATGCCGATGCCGCCATTGCCGCCATTGCCGCCGGCCTGCGCGATGGATCCTTGCCATGGCAGCGACTGGATCAGGCGCTGAATCGGAGGAGCCAGGCCCTCGCCCGCACCCAGCCCGTCGCCGCTGACAAGTCCGAGGATCCCGAAGACCTGAGCGACCTGGAGCTGGCCGAAGAACGGGAGCTGGCGACCACGCTCGTGGCGCTGAGCCTGGAGCAACGCGGTCCAACAGCGGCGCAGTCCTTGGCAGCTGCAGGCGCAGGGGGGATCAACCTGATCCGAGTCGATGGGGTGCTGCCCTCCACCGTGCTTCGCGCCAACGCACCAGCCCTGACCCTGCCGGAGCAGGCCGGCTTCCGCAGCTTGCTCTGTCACCCCCTGGGGCTGTCGCCCTGGCGGTCCGAGCAAGCCAACGACGCCCCCCTGGCCCTGGAACACCTGGGGGAGGGGCCGGTGCTGGTGCAGCTGTTTCTGAGGGGAAACCCATTCCGCGGCGAGCGTGATCGGAGCGAACCCTGGGGCGCCGCTCTCCAGCAGCTGCAACATTTGGGACGCCTGGCCGGACTGGTGGTGTACGGCTGTCCCTACACCTGGGACCAGCTCACGAGCCAGCTCGACCTCGCGATCCCCGCCCTCTACAGCCCGGGGCAGATGGACGACGCCCAGGCCCAGGCCCTCGCACAGCTGCTGTCGCCAGATCGGACGGGCACCGGCACCGATCGCAACGACGGCTTCACCGACTGA
- a CDS encoding glycosyltransferase family 2 protein translates to MLSLSMIVRNEAQRLEACLGSVRGLADEMVVVDTGSSDDTIAVAEAAGARVEHITWPGDFAPARNAALSHVSGDWVLVLDADEQLRPEAIAPLRALMAQPDVLVINLLRYERGAAMAPYSRVSRLFRRHPQIRWSRPYHSMIDDSVQALLQDEPQWRIVDCSEPALIHDGYRPELLQGSDKASRLREAMEQWLQEQPGDPYACAKLGALEIAEGHQGRGLSLLRQGLASLEADPNANTPDTNSVSERYELLLHLAIALSASDPAAATDAYRQALDLPLDTRLSMGARLNLAALLMQQERLDEAIQLTLTATQRAPEVALGWYNLGLMQRRRGDIAAALQAYERALHLNPEHAETHQNLAVARLLGGDIDGARSGFREAIALLHQQGRPEEAQALRHQVEGMVKLDEVRA, encoded by the coding sequence ATGCTCAGTCTCTCGATGATCGTGCGCAACGAGGCGCAGCGGCTGGAGGCATGCCTCGGCTCGGTCCGCGGCCTGGCCGATGAGATGGTGGTGGTGGACACCGGCTCAAGTGACGACACCATCGCCGTGGCCGAAGCGGCCGGCGCCCGGGTGGAACACATCACCTGGCCGGGAGACTTCGCTCCGGCCCGGAACGCAGCGCTCAGCCATGTGAGCGGCGACTGGGTGCTGGTGCTCGATGCCGATGAACAACTGAGGCCGGAGGCCATCGCCCCCCTGCGCGCCCTGATGGCCCAGCCGGATGTGCTGGTGATCAACCTGCTGCGCTACGAGCGTGGCGCGGCCATGGCTCCCTATTCCCGGGTCAGTCGCCTGTTCCGACGCCATCCGCAGATTCGCTGGAGCCGGCCCTACCACTCGATGATTGACGACAGCGTGCAGGCGCTGCTGCAGGACGAACCCCAGTGGCGCATCGTCGACTGCAGCGAGCCGGCCCTGATCCACGACGGCTACCGGCCCGAGCTGCTTCAGGGCAGCGACAAGGCCAGCCGGCTGCGTGAGGCGATGGAGCAGTGGCTGCAGGAGCAACCGGGCGATCCCTATGCCTGCGCCAAGCTGGGGGCCCTGGAGATCGCCGAAGGCCATCAGGGGAGAGGCCTCAGCCTGCTTCGCCAGGGTCTGGCCTCGCTCGAGGCTGATCCGAACGCCAACACCCCAGACACCAACAGCGTGAGCGAGCGGTATGAGCTGCTGCTGCACCTGGCGATCGCCCTGAGTGCCAGCGATCCAGCTGCCGCCACCGACGCCTACCGCCAGGCCCTCGACCTCCCCCTCGACACCCGTCTCAGCATGGGTGCGCGCCTCAATCTGGCCGCCCTGCTGATGCAACAGGAGCGGCTGGACGAAGCGATCCAGCTCACGCTCACCGCCACCCAACGCGCTCCGGAAGTGGCCCTGGGCTGGTACAACCTGGGCCTGATGCAACGGCGCCGCGGCGACATCGCTGCAGCGCTGCAGGCCTACGAACGCGCCCTGCACTTGAACCCGGAGCACGCCGAAACGCATCAGAACCTGGCCGTTGCCCGATTGCTGGGCGGCGATATCGACGGCGCTCGCAGCGGTTTCCGCGAGGCGATCGCGCTGCTGCACCAACAGGGTCGGCCTGAAGAGGCCCAGGCGCTGCGTCACCAGGTGGAGGGCATGGTGAAACTCGACGAGGTGCGCGCATGA
- a CDS encoding uroporphyrinogen-III synthase, whose translation MSAAGQQPLIGTTVVVTRAQEQQGAVRQQLESLGAQVLDLPALVIGPPDEWGPLDDALAELDQFHWLVVSSANGVQAVEARLQRQGRSLRQRPCSLKIAAVGRKTAASLDHLGAPADFVPPTFVADSLIDHFPVSGWGLRLLLPRVQSGGRTVLAEAFAEAGARVVEVAAYESRCPESIPADTEQALRDGRVEAISFSSGKTVTHTAALLERSFGAQWRQRLEGVRLISIGPQTSQRCRELLGRVDGEADPHDMDGLVQCCVQVMQTGG comes from the coding sequence ATGAGCGCCGCCGGGCAGCAGCCGCTGATCGGCACCACCGTGGTGGTGACCAGGGCGCAGGAGCAGCAAGGCGCGGTGCGGCAACAACTGGAGTCCCTGGGGGCCCAGGTGCTCGATCTGCCGGCGCTGGTGATCGGTCCTCCGGATGAATGGGGGCCCCTCGATGACGCTCTCGCGGAACTGGATCAGTTCCACTGGCTGGTGGTGTCGAGCGCCAATGGCGTGCAGGCGGTGGAAGCACGCCTGCAACGGCAGGGCCGCAGCCTGCGGCAACGGCCCTGCAGCTTGAAAATCGCCGCGGTCGGTCGCAAGACCGCTGCCAGCCTCGATCACCTGGGTGCACCGGCGGATTTCGTGCCACCCACCTTTGTGGCCGACAGCCTGATCGATCACTTCCCCGTGTCGGGCTGGGGCCTGCGCCTGTTGCTGCCCAGGGTGCAGAGCGGCGGCCGCACCGTGCTGGCGGAGGCCTTCGCAGAAGCGGGCGCCCGCGTGGTGGAGGTGGCCGCCTACGAATCACGTTGCCCTGAGAGCATTCCTGCCGACACGGAGCAAGCCCTGCGCGACGGTCGCGTCGAGGCGATCAGCTTCAGCAGCGGTAAAACCGTGACCCACACCGCGGCTCTGCTGGAGCGGAGTTTCGGCGCCCAGTGGCGGCAGCGGCTGGAGGGCGTGCGCCTGATCTCAATCGGCCCCCAGACCAGTCAACGCTGCCGGGAGCTGCTCGGACGGGTGGATGGGGAGGCCGATCCCCACGACATGGACGGGTTGGTGCAGTGCTGCGTTCAGGTCATGCAGACGGGGGGCTGA
- a CDS encoding SRPBCC family protein has protein sequence MGRWLEHTVTTEVQAPVDRVWAVWSDLEAMPRWMRWIESVHTLEDPDLTDWTLAAQGFRFHWKARITSRVEAQQLHWESVGGLPTKGAVRFYPEAPERTAVKLCVTYELPGVLAPLMEPSILGGIVTRELQANLDRFRDLVESDYTVSA, from the coding sequence ATGGGACGTTGGCTTGAACACACCGTGACCACTGAGGTGCAAGCGCCTGTCGATCGCGTCTGGGCGGTGTGGAGTGATCTGGAGGCGATGCCGCGCTGGATGCGCTGGATTGAATCCGTGCACACCCTTGAAGACCCTGATCTGACGGATTGGACCCTGGCGGCGCAGGGGTTTCGCTTCCACTGGAAAGCGCGGATCACCTCGCGGGTCGAAGCCCAGCAGCTCCATTGGGAGTCGGTGGGGGGGCTGCCCACCAAAGGGGCGGTGCGTTTCTATCCGGAGGCACCGGAGCGCACGGCCGTGAAACTCTGCGTCACCTATGAATTGCCGGGTGTCTTGGCACCGTTGATGGAACCCAGCATCCTTGGGGGAATCGTGACGCGAGAGCTTCAGGCCAACCTTGACCGTTTCCGTGATCTGGTGGAAAGCGATTACACCGTTTCGGCCTGA